A genomic window from Salvelinus alpinus chromosome 10, SLU_Salpinus.1, whole genome shotgun sequence includes:
- the rbbp8 gene encoding LOW QUALITY PROTEIN: DNA endonuclease RBBP8 (The sequence of the model RefSeq protein was modified relative to this genomic sequence to represent the inferred CDS: inserted 2 bases in 1 codon), with protein sequence MMSSPLLSGSSPGSSGASESTDLFRDLCGRLKDCHDSALQGLQTKVNKLKKERCLDAQRLEEFYSRHQQLREQHKTLRDTVTVLEDRLRAGLCDRCSVTEEHMRKKQVEFEKGRQQNMRLIAEIMTERNSLQDENRKLSLELDRLNGALSVSPEPEEAVIPDSPLQQISLPVVSKMRRRKETHHVRYAEKSLSQSSALNEPRKGLPSRTAQSQGNGILVPETCYMDATQTQQGSSQGHEGPVVAETCRLDLPDDPLPIPQRKGPLLGCPGTTTTEDGPLSLLPRLKLIPANAQQRHLEGIARIAPLRATSTQCGLSHRELERGKRRKSSEKEEDEEVVDKPLDLSDSPQKALVPPLNAQRGSSVPASENQDRGQKRHILFKHPSTSPSDERYKNVLLSQQTHNVHHEPIRKRSREDTEKLKQTSVLQANPCARVKRSPPQDNTAKLMPAEQMWSLDPEAALSQYDVDTPTPAEPLCEGESVDMDCTFVSPSLLHRGAPRTSSVTGIGQRANDSLAEIFDRTGYGEYESCPQHNGSYLDKEEPHHGEEEFDDKEEEEEEHKDAHMLQPGTPNGEHKDSKNLPFAHVVVVRKKAERRKLKGHTCKECEIYYADLSEAERVKKLSACSRHRFRYLPPSTPDHFWEVGFPSTQTCVDRGYVKEDNDPEQRLRRRRPYNAXSPKGKEQKT encoded by the exons ATGATGAGCAGTCCTCTGCTAAGTGGGAGCAGCCCCGGCTCCAGTGGGGCCTCGGAATCCACTGACCTCTTCAGGGACCTATGCGGTCGACTCAAAGACTGTCACGATAGTGCACTGcaag GTTTGCAAACCAAAGTGAACAAGCTGAAGAAGGAGCGATGTTT AGATGCCCAAAGACTGGAGGAGTTCTACAGCAGACACCAGCAGTTGAGGGAGCAGCACAAAACCCTGCGGGACACTGTCACAGTTCTGGAGGACAG gCTGCGAGCAGGGCTGTGTGATCGCTGTTCTGTCACAGAGGAGCACATGAGGAAGAAGCAGGTGGAGTTTGAGAAAGGCCGTCAGCAGAACATGCGCCTCATCGCAGAGATCA TGACCGAGAGGAACAGCCTGCAGGATGAGAACAGAAAGCTGAGTCTTGAGTTGGATAGACTGAATGGAGCTCT CTCCGTGTCTCCTGAGCCAGAGGAGGCGGTGATTCCAGACTCTCCGCTGCAGCAGATCTCGCTGCCTGTGGTCagcaagatgaggaggaggaaggagacccACCATGTCCGCTACGCCGAGAAGTCCTTGTCTCAGAGCTCGGCGCTCAACG AACCAAGGAAAGGATTGCCCTCCCGAACCGCGCAGAGCCAAGGAAACGGCATACTGGTGCCTGAAACGTGTTACATGGACGCCACCCAGACCCAAC AGGGCAGCAGCCAGGGTCATGAAGGTCCTGTAGTGGCAGAGACGTGTCGCCTGGATCTCCCAGATGATCCACTGCCTATCCCCCAGAGAAAGGGTCCCCTCCTGGGCTGCCCCGGCACCACAACCACTGAGGACGGccccctgtccctcctcccccGCCTGAAGCTCATCCCTGCCAATGCCCAACAGCGCCACCTGGAGGGGATAGCCCGCATCGCACCTCTTAGAGCCACTTCCACCCAATGTGGCCTCTCTCACCGAGAgctggagagaggaaagaggaggaaaagtagcgagaaggaggaagatgaggaagtgGTTGACAAGCCTTTGGACCTTTCCGACTCCCCACAGAAGGCCCTCGTGCCTCCGCTCAATGCCCAGAGAGGTAGCAGCGTCCCTGCATCAGAGAACCAAGACAGAGGCCAAAAGCGGCACATCCTATTTAAacatccctctacctctccaagTGATGAACGATACAAAAATGTGTTGCTTAGTCAGCAG ACCCACAATGTCCACCACGAGCCAATCAGAAAGCGGAGTCGGGAGGATACTGAAAAACTGAAGCAGACCTCTGTCCTGCAGGCCAACCCCTGTGCTCGTGTGAAGAGGAGCCCTCCACAGGACAATACTG CCAAGCTGATGCCAGCAGAGCAGATGTGGAGCCTTGACCCAGAGGCAGCCCTCTCCCAGTATGATGTAGACACCCCTACTCCAGCAGAG cccctCTGTGAAGGTGAGTCTGTCGATATGGACTGCACCTTCGTCAGCCCCAGCCTGCTCCACCGAGGAGCTCCAAGAACCAGCTCTGTTACCG GGATTGGTCAGAGGGCCAACGACAGCTTGGCTGAGATATTCGACAGAACAGGCTACGGGGAGTACGAGTCGTGTCCTCAGCATAACGGCTCATATTTGGACAAAGAGGAACCCCATCATGGGGAGGAAGAGTTTGAtgataaggaggaggaggaggaagagcataAGGATG CACACATGCTTCAACCTGGAACACCCAAtggagaacacaaagacag TAAAAACCTACCGTTTGCACACGTGGTGGTGGTCCGCAAGAAAGCTGAGAGGAGGAAACTCAAGGGGCACACGTGTAAAGAGTGTGAAATC TACTACGCCGACCTTTCAGAGGCAGAGAGGGTGAAGAAGTTGTCAGCCTGTTCTCGGCACCGCTTCCGTTATCTTCCTCCATCAACCCCAGACCACTTTTGGGAAGTCGGCTTCCCTTCAACACAAACCTGTGTGGACAGAG GTTATGTAAAAGAAGATAATGATCCAGAGCAGCGCTTAAGGAGGAGAAGACCTTACAATGC CTCCCCCAAAGGCAAAGAACAGAAGACTTAA
- the LOC139533022 gene encoding UDP-N-acetylglucosamine transporter TMEM241 homolog isoform X2 encodes MHFKRHVTGLIFCFFYVVSYFTNKYVLSVLKFTYPTLFQGWQTFIGGLLLLLSGKLGLVDISGFPRSAALSWLPGSLLFVGNIYAGSRALSCLPIPFFFTLHNASEVVNCLILKLTQMERTPWMKLLSVSLLLMSAINLPLYDPQFDPGGYMWALAHLFCVGAYRVFQTHFKSSHLSDLEQQYINYLFSVLLLAFAAHPTATTTSSLPGYDATGLAHLYLRSFSHSSLQILSSCQVGWGALLHSYFQVSLEMFE; translated from the exons ATGCATTTCAAAAGACATGTTACTGGTCTTATATTTTGTTTCTTTTATGTAGTATCGTATTTCACGAATAAG TATGTCCTGTCTGTCTTGAAATTTACATATCCAACCCTATTTCAGGG ATGGCAGACTTTTATTGGGGGCCTGCTGCTTCTGCTCTCTGGGAAGCTTGGATTGGTGGATATAAGTGGCTTTCCCAG GTCAGCAGCACTTTCCTGGCTTCCGGGATCCCTCCTGTTTGTAGGGAATATTTATGCTGGGTCCAGAGCTCTTTCATGCTTG CCTATCCCTTTCTTCTTCACTCTTCACAATGCTTCTGAAGTGGTGAATTGCCTGATCCTGAAGTTAACCCAGATGGAG cGAACTCCATGGATGAAGCTATTAAG TGTGAGTCTGCTGTTGATGTCGGCCATCAACCTCCCCCTCTATGACCCTCAGTTTGACCCTGGTGGTTACATGTGGGCCTTGGCACATCTCTTCTGTGTTG GTGCCTATAGAGTGTTCCAGACACACTTCAAGTCCAGTCATTTGAG TGACCTTGAACAACAATACATCAACTATTTGTTCAG TGTGTTGCTGTTGGCCTTCGCTGCACACCCTACTG CGACTACAACCTcaagtcttcctgggtatgacgctacaggcttggcacacctgtatttgaggagtttctctcattcttctctgcaaatcctctcaagctgtcaggttggatggggagcgttgctgcacagctattttcaggtctctctagagatgttcgaatag
- the LOC139533022 gene encoding UDP-N-acetylglucosamine transporter TMEM241 homolog isoform X1 — protein MHFKRHVTGLIFCFFYVVSYFTNKYVLSVLKFTYPTLFQGWQTFIGGLLLLLSGKLGLVDISGFPRSAALSWLPGSLLFVGNIYAGSRALSCLPIPFFFTLHNASEVVNCLILKLTQMERTPWMKLLSVSLLLMSAINLPLYDPQFDPGGYMWALAHLFCVGAYRVFQTHFKSSHLSDLEQQYINYLFSVLLLAFAAHPTGDLFGALEFPFLLSPRFHSGCCASALLGFFLLLASVKLKSGLPLEHCRVWIFLSKVFATCLSPLVFNIEVNTSSFCCVFFSHVGEALLVYSESTSQVR, from the exons ATGCATTTCAAAAGACATGTTACTGGTCTTATATTTTGTTTCTTTTATGTAGTATCGTATTTCACGAATAAG TATGTCCTGTCTGTCTTGAAATTTACATATCCAACCCTATTTCAGGG ATGGCAGACTTTTATTGGGGGCCTGCTGCTTCTGCTCTCTGGGAAGCTTGGATTGGTGGATATAAGTGGCTTTCCCAG GTCAGCAGCACTTTCCTGGCTTCCGGGATCCCTCCTGTTTGTAGGGAATATTTATGCTGGGTCCAGAGCTCTTTCATGCTTG CCTATCCCTTTCTTCTTCACTCTTCACAATGCTTCTGAAGTGGTGAATTGCCTGATCCTGAAGTTAACCCAGATGGAG cGAACTCCATGGATGAAGCTATTAAG TGTGAGTCTGCTGTTGATGTCGGCCATCAACCTCCCCCTCTATGACCCTCAGTTTGACCCTGGTGGTTACATGTGGGCCTTGGCACATCTCTTCTGTGTTG GTGCCTATAGAGTGTTCCAGACACACTTCAAGTCCAGTCATTTGAG TGACCTTGAACAACAATACATCAACTATTTGTTCAG TGTGTTGCTGTTGGCCTTCGCTGCACACCCTACTG GTGACCTATTTGGTGCCTTGGAATTCCCTTTCCTCCTGTCCCCAAGATTTCACAGTGGCTGTTGTGCCAG TGCCTTGTTGGGTTTTTTCTTGCTGTTGGCATCAGTCAAACTAAAGAGTGGTTTACCCCTTGAGCACTGCAGGGTCTGGATCTTTTTGTCCAAG GTGTTTGCCACATGCCTATCCCCACTTGTTTTTAACATTGAAGTTAACACGTCATCTTTCTGCTG TGTTTTCTTCAGCCATGTTGGAGAAGCCCTGCTGGTGTACTCTGAAAGTACTTCCCAAGTGCGATGA